The following proteins come from a genomic window of Streptococcus oralis:
- a CDS encoding NUDIX hydrolase, translated as MEFEEKTLSRKEIYQGPIFKLVQDQVELPEGKGTAQRDLIFHNGAVCVLAVTAEDKIVLVKQYRKAIEAVSYEIPAGKLEIGENADPMAAALRELEEEVAYTAKLELLYDFYSAIGFCNEKLKLYLARDLTKVENPRPQDDDETLEVLEVSLEEAKNLIQSGHICDAKTIMAIQYWELQKK; from the coding sequence ATGGAATTTGAAGAAAAAACGCTTAGTCGAAAAGAAATCTACCAAGGTCCTATTTTCAAACTGGTACAAGACCAGGTGGAACTACCAGAAGGAAAGGGAACTGCCCAACGTGACTTGATTTTTCACAATGGAGCTGTTTGTGTACTAGCCGTGACAGCCGAGGACAAAATTGTCCTCGTTAAGCAATACCGAAAGGCTATTGAGGCGGTCTCTTATGAGATTCCTGCAGGTAAACTGGAAATTGGTGAAAATGCAGATCCAATGGCAGCGGCACTTCGTGAATTGGAAGAAGAGGTTGCCTACACAGCTAAGTTAGAACTGTTGTATGATTTCTATTCTGCGATTGGTTTTTGCAACGAAAAACTAAAACTCTACCTTGCAAGAGATTTGACTAAGGTAGAAAATCCTCGTCCACAAGATGATGATGAAACCTTGGAGGTCCTAGAAGTAAGTCTAGAGGAAGCCAAGAACCTGATCCAGTCAGGTCATATCTGTGATGCCAAGACCATCATGGCAATCCAGTACTGGGAACTACAAAAGAAATAG